A window of Rhododendron vialii isolate Sample 1 chromosome 13a, ASM3025357v1 contains these coding sequences:
- the LOC131313463 gene encoding putative phytosulfokines 6, translating into MKQSLHSAALLLSLLLLITTSQALARFLATKQGEEEPRVNEITTGVTSPTETEEDDSMNLMGILEDCHGGDEECVKRRMDAEAHLDYIYTQHLKP; encoded by the exons ATGAAGCAAAGCCTCCATTCTGCTGCTCTTCTACTCTCCCTTCTTTTACTCATCACCACCTCACAAGCATTAGCCCGTTTCTTAGCAACCAAACAAG GAGAAGAGGAGCCAAGGGTGAATGAAATCACCACCGGGGTTACTTCTCCAACGGAGACGGAAGAAGATGATTCTATGAAC CTAATGGGGATATTGGAAGATTGTCACGGCGGAGACGAAGAGTGTGTAAAGAGAAGGATGGATGCAGAGGCTCACTTAGATTACATCTACACCCAACACCTTAAGCCTTAA
- the LOC131313883 gene encoding uncharacterized protein LOC131313883, which translates to MVKVVQRAVCFSMDRYMYAPRKQFKSKGRVCTCKAKAIYLGDTMSSLQTSFDKIKKMLKNQFGEIKKSFKKSLNIPRHKQLRDDIFDQVRCRISLEAMEFIHDQLETALEVSPHIVGYCNCTIKITHGLPCMHDLAYYRSISTPIPLWSIHAYWTRLSMHATEFNEDGAQPDRTSQVVEILDGMDPPMQEHIIDRIIDMADPSRSTVRPPSYNTEHRGRPTGRDEQSTRRIPSFSEASTSGSRTATSRVRGRGRRGRGLGVRNTQFIVPSITDRYIQRLPQAYQRYIFHTVDVLGDGHCGFRAITALIGYSENDWSRV; encoded by the exons ATGGTTAAGGTCGTACAAAGAGCAGTTTGTTTCAGCATGGACAGATACATGTATGCACCTCGgaagcaattcaagtcaaag GGCAGAGTCTGCACATGCAAGGCTAAAGCTATATATTTGGGGGATACCATGTCATCGCTacaaacatcttttgataaaataaaaaagatgttgaaaaatcagttcggGGAAATTAAGAAGTCATTCAAGAAATCATTGAACATTCCACGCCACAAACAATTACGTGATGACATTTTTGATCAGGTAAGGTGTCGcatttcattagaggcaatggagTTCATACATGATCAGCTAGAAACCGCTTTAGAAGTATCCCCCCACATTGTTGGCTATTGCAACTGTACGATCAAAATCacacacggattgccatgcatgcacgatCTTGCATATTATCGTTCCATTTCCACTCCAATTCCGCTATGGAGTATCCACGCTTATTGGACTAGGTTGTCTATGCACGCAACCGAGTTTAATGAGGATGGAGCACAACCTGACAGGACATCTCAGGTCGTTGAGATATTAGATGGGATGGATCCACCTATGCAAGAGCATATCATAGACAGGATTATCGATATGGCAGATCCATCTCGTAGCACAGTTCGACCTCCATCGTACAACACAGAACATAGAGGTCGACCTACAGGTAGAGATGAGCAAAGTACACGTCGCATACCTTCTTTCTCAGAAGCATCCACTTCAGGATCAAGGACTGCAACATcgcgagtgagagggagaggaagacgTGGGAGGGGTTTGGGGGTTCGCAACACTCAATTTATAGTTCCATCCATCACTGATCGCTACATTCAACGATTACCTCAGGCTTATCAGCGTTATATTTTCCACACTGTTGACGTGTTAGGTGATGGTCATTGTGGATTCAGGGCGATAACTGCACTAATCGGGTATAGTGAAAATGATTGGAGTCGAGTATAA
- the LOC131313609 gene encoding arogenate dehydratase 1-like: MQVLSPSSSMALKSALTTRSPTPTNRVPPSQLVIPCAYRSDSANAAANSNFRGVGPTRADWQSACAILASKVVSQQKNDDATGTNITAVNGHKTLDLVPIENLPKALTIADLSPAPMHGSTLRVAYQGVPGAYSEAAAGKAYPNCEAIPCDQFEVAFQSVELWIADRAVLPVENSLGGSIHRNYDLLLRHRLHIVGEVQLSVNHCLLALPGVRKECVKRVISHPQALAQCEHTLTKLDYNVIREAVDDTAGAAEFVAANNLRDTAAIASSRAADLYGLQILSEGIQDDSSNMTRFVMLARDPIVPRTDRPFKTSIVFAGNGGNEDRAGTAVLFKVLSAFAFRNISLTKIESRPHRNQPIRVVDDVDVGTAKHFEYLFYIDFEASMAEVRAQNALAEVQEFTSFLRVLGSYPMDMTPWCPVT; encoded by the exons ATGCAGGTTCTCTCACCGTCGTCGAGCATGGCTCTCAAGTCCGCCTTAACCACGAGGTCACCAACTCCCACCAACCGAGTCCCCCCGAGCCAACTCGTCATCCCATGCGCCTACCGATCCGACTCGGCCAACGCGGCCGCCAACTCCAACTTCCGCGGCGTCGGCCCGACCCGAGCCGACTGGCAGAGCGCGTGCGCCATCCTGGCCAGCAAGGTGGTGTCGCAACAGAAGAACGACGACGCGACCGGAACCAACATAACGGCCGTGAACGGCCACAAAACCCTGGATCTCGTCCCGATTGAGAACCTCCCCAAGGCGCTCACCATCGCCGACCTCTCCCCGGCGCCGATGCACGGCTCCACCCTGCGCGTGGCCTACCAGGGCGTGCCCGGCGCCTACAGCGAAGCCGCCGCCGGGAAAGCCTACCCGAACTGCGAGGCCATCCCGTGCGACCAATTCGAGGTCGCGTTCCAGTCCGTCGAGCTGTGGATCGCTGATAGAGCTGTTTTGCCCGTCGAGAACTCGCTCGGCGGGAGCATTCATCGGAACTACGACCTCCTCCTCCGTCACCGCCTCCACATCGTCGGGGAAGTGCAACTCTCCGTCAACCACTGCCTCCTCGCCCTCCCAGGGGTCCGTAAGGAGTGCGTAAAACGCGTGATCAGCCATCCTCAG GCCTTAGCGCAGTGCGAGCACACCCTTACAAAACTCGATTACAACGTGATTCGCGAGGCCGTCGACGACACCGCGGGCGCGGCTGAGTTCGTGGCAGCGAACAACCTCCGCGACACGGCGGCGATCGCGTCATCGCGCGCCGCCGATCTGTACGGCCTACAGATCCTCTCAGAAGGTATCCAGGACGACTCGAGCAACATGACCCGGTTCGTAATGCTGGCCCGAGACCCGATCGTCCCCAGGACGGACCGGCCGTTCAAGACGAGCATCGTGTTCGCCGGCAACGGCGGCAACGAGGACAGGGCCGGGACGGCGGTGCTGTTCAAGGTGCTGTCGGCGTTCGCGTTCAGGAACATCAGCCTGACGAAGATAGAGAGCCGGCCGCACCGTAACCAGCCGATTCGAGTGGTGGACGACGTCGACGTGGGCACGGCGAAGCACTTCGAGTACCTCTTCTACATCGATTTTGAGGCGTCCATGGCGGAGGTCAGGGCACAGAACGCTCTAGCGGAGGTTCAGGAGTTCACCTCTTTCCTGAGGGTGCTGGGGAGTTATCCCATGGACATGACCCCGTGGTGTCCAGTAACATAG